A single window of Haliotis asinina isolate JCU_RB_2024 chromosome 5, JCU_Hal_asi_v2, whole genome shotgun sequence DNA harbors:
- the LOC137283370 gene encoding luc7-like protein 3 produces the protein MGGGAHARQEQGEREEEEVKGRTGVERKNRRVERERSRCERKGRRCGRRGRAGGVREKQEVRGREGRWEEEVKGRAVGVRGRTGERKSRKSRNRSERKSERKSRKSRKRSERKSERKNSRSERKR, from the coding sequence ATGGGAGGAGGGGCACATGCAAGGCAAGAACAAGGGGAGCGAGAGGAAGAGGAGGTGAAAGGAAGAACAGGGGTTGAAAGGAAGAACAGGAGGGTTGAGAGGGAGAGGAGTAGGTGTGAGAGGAAGGGCAGGAGGTGTGGGAGGAGGGGAAGAGCAGGGGGAGTGAGAGAAAAACAGGAGGTGAGAGGAAGAGAAGGAAGGTGGGAGGAGGAGGTGAAAGGAAGAGCAGTAGGAGTGAGAGGAAGAACAGGTGAAAGGAAGAGCAGAAAGAGTAGGAATAGGAGTGAGAGAAAGAGTGAAAGGAAGAGCAGGAAGAGTAGGAAGAGGAGTGAGAGAAAGAGTGAAAGGAAGAACAGTAGGAGTGAGAGGAAGAGGTGA